In a genomic window of Lacrimispora sp. BS-2:
- a CDS encoding HPr family phosphocarrier protein: MKHTFSTVEELVAFVVRAEKCNCDVKVVYNQLVIDGKSLMGIMIIGIGKQVEIICYNAAVSPEELVGSAA, translated from the coding sequence ATGAAGCATACATTTTCCACAGTAGAAGAGCTGGTTGCATTTGTAGTAAGAGCAGAAAAGTGTAATTGTGATGTTAAAGTTGTTTATAACCAATTGGTTATTGACGGGAAATCACTGATGGGCATTATGATCATAGGCATTGGAAAACAGGTGGAAATCATTTGCTATAATGCGGCAGTGTCCCCTGAGGAATTGGTAGGCAGTGCAGCCTGA
- a CDS encoding AraC family transcriptional regulator, with protein sequence MGSVINYIHNHYAEDLKLEKLAQIFYISPYYLCREFKRQTNRTITQYINITRIMNAQRMFMETDENVTEISKATGFSNIIHFNRVFKNVTGMMGN encoded by the coding sequence ATGGGGAGCGTGATTAATTATATCCACAACCACTACGCCGAGGATTTAAAGCTGGAAAAACTGGCTCAGATATTCTATATAAGCCCATATTATCTGTGTAGGGAGTTTAAGCGGCAAACCAACCGCACGATTACGCAGTACATTAACATTACGAGGATTATGAATGCCCAGCGCATGTTCATGGAGACCGACGAGAATGTGACAGAGATTAGTAAGGCCACGGGATTTTCCAATATAATCCATTTTAATCGGGTGTTTAAAAACGTGACCGGCATGATGGGAAACTAA